In the Streptomyces sp. f51 genome, one interval contains:
- a CDS encoding acyltransferase translates to MSRSKNTFSSWRRRLAQRAVHAGWAWMRRAGTVSAERPGRFRFGAIGENTKLAFPLGTVFGEPWIHLGSYCIVAEQVTLTAGLMPDLDLGPDPILRIGDGVVLGRGSHVIADTTVTIGNDCYFGPYVYVTSTNHSYDDPHEPIGKQWPRMEPVEIGPGCWIGTNAVILPGARIGRNVVVAAGAVVRGRVPDHCVVAGAPAKVVRRWDPVAGWQPPLRTPPPVPIPDGVTPGQLQALAELDEETVARLAELDLDARDAAGDVHATSGDVRAES, encoded by the coding sequence GTGTCCAGGAGCAAGAACACGTTCTCATCATGGCGGCGACGCCTCGCGCAGCGCGCCGTCCACGCGGGCTGGGCCTGGATGCGGCGCGCCGGAACGGTCTCGGCCGAGCGGCCGGGCCGCTTCCGCTTCGGGGCCATCGGCGAGAACACCAAGCTGGCCTTCCCGCTGGGCACGGTCTTCGGCGAACCCTGGATCCACCTCGGCTCGTACTGCATCGTCGCCGAGCAGGTCACGCTGACCGCCGGTCTGATGCCCGATCTCGACCTCGGTCCCGACCCGATCCTGCGCATCGGGGACGGTGTGGTGCTCGGCCGCGGCAGCCATGTCATCGCCGACACGACGGTCACGATCGGCAACGACTGCTACTTCGGGCCCTACGTGTACGTGACCTCCACGAACCACTCGTACGACGATCCGCACGAGCCCATCGGCAAGCAGTGGCCGCGGATGGAGCCCGTGGAGATCGGGCCCGGCTGCTGGATCGGGACCAACGCGGTGATCCTGCCCGGCGCGCGGATCGGACGGAACGTCGTGGTCGCGGCGGGCGCGGTCGTACGGGGGCGGGTGCCCGACCACTGCGTCGTCGCCGGGGCGCCCGCGAAGGTCGTCAGGCGCTGGGACCCGGTCGCCGGATGGCAGCCGCCGCTGCGTACACCGCCGCCCGTACCGATCCCCGACGGGGTGACCCCCGGGCAGCTCCAGGCGCTCGCGGAGCTGGACGAGGAGACCGTCGCGCGGCTCGCGGAGCTGGATCTCGACGCGCGGGACGCG
- a CDS encoding gamma carbonic anhydrase family protein: MTTQQALIKGIGGKEPRVDPEAFVSPTSVVIGDVTLEAGASLWYGAVLRADCGPIVIGAGSNVQDNCTLHVDPGFPITVGERVSIGHNAVVHGATVEDDCLIGMGATVLNGAVIGAGSLVAAQALVPQGMVVPPGSLVAGVPAKVKRPLTDEEREGLSLNGVFYVELAKAHRGIHE, from the coding sequence GTGACGACGCAGCAGGCGCTGATCAAGGGGATCGGCGGCAAGGAACCGCGGGTGGACCCGGAGGCGTTCGTCTCCCCCACCTCCGTGGTCATCGGGGACGTCACGCTGGAGGCGGGCGCGAGCCTCTGGTACGGCGCGGTGCTGCGCGCCGACTGCGGCCCGATCGTCATCGGCGCCGGGAGCAATGTGCAGGACAACTGCACGCTGCATGTGGACCCCGGTTTCCCCATCACCGTCGGGGAGCGGGTCTCGATCGGCCACAACGCCGTGGTGCACGGAGCCACCGTCGAGGACGACTGCCTGATCGGCATGGGCGCCACGGTGCTCAACGGGGCCGTGATCGGGGCCGGCTCGCTGGTGGCCGCGCAGGCGCTGGTGCCGCAGGGGATGGTGGTACCGCCGGGCTCGCTCGTCGCCGGTGTCCCCGCGAAGGTCAAGCGGCCGCTGACCGACGAGGAGCGCGAGGGACTCTCCCTGAACGGTGTCTTCTACGTGGAGCTGGCGAAGGCGCACCGCGGGATCCACGAGTAG